From the genome of Oceanispirochaeta sp., one region includes:
- a CDS encoding cytochrome c biogenesis CcdA family protein, which produces MRKILVLYCLFLSLGSLFAEVIFDPPRLFLPVESSREFKADLSIKNPEKEDLIIDFMASREGWIIEPSEVALKGGESTVIRISGPLHQMDEAIVVLMLSDREDVPSLYTINPVQTILPEAIPAPDFDAFQPFVFFYSPGCEICEEFFSNDLPALEKESGLILQPEKLNVFEPGNYERMEALLTERSRMVKDFPILIAGSYLFSGEQEIRNDFPRLLRSRSESLPPEQGLLSLDVTGRLPDLSGLAVFLAGLLDGINPCAFTTLIFLISYLRLLGKKGRDILKIGGSFTLAVFVTYFLVGLGAFQFIRMADSFSLVSSVIKYILGGSLFLFAGLSLVDYRLIRQGRASQSILQLSAERKKKIHKVVRASTRSSLVILSSFGAGILISLYELGCTGQIYLPMLVYMVKQEKWTALFPLTLYNIAFILPLILVFFLFYKGSDSDRINELFQRNKSKIKLATAVLFFLMGIFIFLF; this is translated from the coding sequence TTGAGAAAGATCCTCGTCCTGTATTGTCTGTTCTTGAGCCTGGGTTCCCTCTTTGCAGAAGTCATTTTTGATCCACCCCGCCTGTTCCTCCCGGTAGAGAGCTCTCGGGAGTTTAAGGCTGATCTGAGTATTAAGAATCCCGAAAAGGAAGATCTCATCATTGATTTTATGGCTTCCAGGGAGGGCTGGATCATCGAACCTTCAGAAGTGGCACTGAAGGGTGGTGAAAGCACCGTGATCAGGATCAGTGGCCCCCTGCATCAGATGGATGAGGCCATTGTCGTATTGATGCTTTCAGACAGAGAGGATGTTCCTTCCCTGTATACGATCAACCCAGTTCAAACGATCCTACCTGAAGCGATTCCAGCGCCGGATTTCGATGCTTTTCAGCCTTTTGTGTTTTTTTACTCCCCTGGATGTGAGATATGTGAAGAGTTCTTTAGCAATGATCTGCCGGCACTGGAAAAAGAGTCAGGCCTGATTCTGCAACCGGAAAAACTCAATGTTTTTGAGCCGGGCAATTATGAGAGAATGGAAGCACTCCTGACCGAGCGGAGCCGCATGGTCAAGGATTTTCCTATTCTTATCGCCGGATCGTATCTATTTAGCGGTGAACAAGAAATCAGGAATGACTTCCCCCGCTTACTCCGCTCTCGTTCTGAATCACTTCCCCCGGAGCAAGGTCTGCTGAGTCTGGATGTCACAGGCCGTCTTCCGGATTTAAGCGGACTGGCTGTTTTTCTGGCGGGCCTTCTGGATGGGATTAATCCCTGTGCCTTTACGACTCTAATTTTTCTGATATCCTACCTCCGACTTTTGGGAAAAAAGGGTCGGGATATACTGAAAATCGGCGGGAGTTTCACTCTGGCTGTGTTTGTGACTTATTTCCTGGTGGGACTGGGGGCTTTTCAGTTTATCCGCATGGCTGATTCATTTTCGCTGGTTTCCAGTGTCATCAAGTATATCCTGGGAGGGAGTCTGTTTCTGTTTGCAGGACTGAGTCTTGTTGATTACAGGCTCATTCGGCAGGGTCGGGCGTCTCAGTCCATCCTGCAGCTTTCTGCTGAGAGGAAGAAGAAAATCCACAAAGTCGTCAGGGCAAGCACCCGTTCCTCTTTAGTCATTCTGAGTAGTTTCGGGGCAGGAATTCTTATCTCTTTATATGAATTGGGCTGCACAGGACAAATTTATCTTCCCATGCTGGTGTATATGGTCAAGCAGGAGAAATGGACGGCCTTATTTCCTCTGACACTTTATAATATTGCTTTTATTCTGCCCCTGATTCTTGTCTTTTTTCTCTTTTATAAAGGCAGCGACTCCGACAGGATCAATGAACTGTTCCAAAGGAATAAGAGTAAAATCAAATTGGCAACAGCGGTCCTGTTCTTTCTGATGGGGATATTCATATTCCTCTTCTGA
- a CDS encoding nitroreductase family protein, which produces MSEQKIYNPFVHFPGYSCFGCAPDVLNTQGLGMTFRMDGERVFSDWTPPSENFQGYQGVLHGGIQATLMDEIASWFVYTLCKTSGVTKSLEVDYISPAYMKNEPFHLEAVLNKNTGKNAEINVLLYDKGKTLCTKALAVYALFSEDLARNKFGYPGVDAFLKERGHPASSGRPSSDPLVKKFQTRRSVRHFSKKKVSLQAVRDCIVIAGTSPSGANCQPWTFALVSSATLKRRIRKEAEHVETLFYERDSTKVWQDNISEMRTDANKAFLEEAPCLIVVFLQKFGRGRDGRKINHYYSAESLGMATGFLIAALHMKGFSTLPYTPAPMNFLMDLLGRPDNERPYLILPVGYASEDWTPPQLERKELDRILVEYGDRF; this is translated from the coding sequence ATGAGTGAACAGAAAATTTACAATCCTTTTGTCCATTTTCCCGGTTACAGCTGCTTCGGATGTGCTCCTGATGTGTTAAACACTCAGGGGTTGGGAATGACCTTCAGAATGGATGGTGAAAGAGTCTTTTCTGACTGGACTCCTCCCAGTGAAAACTTTCAGGGTTATCAGGGTGTCCTTCATGGCGGGATTCAGGCCACTCTAATGGATGAAATAGCCAGCTGGTTTGTGTACACCCTTTGTAAGACCTCGGGAGTGACGAAATCTCTCGAAGTGGATTATATCTCCCCGGCTTATATGAAAAATGAACCCTTTCATCTTGAGGCCGTTCTGAATAAGAACACTGGAAAAAATGCAGAAATTAATGTCCTGCTCTATGACAAGGGGAAAACCCTTTGCACTAAGGCTCTGGCGGTCTATGCCCTTTTCTCTGAAGATCTGGCCCGGAATAAATTTGGATATCCCGGGGTTGATGCTTTTTTAAAGGAAAGGGGCCATCCTGCTTCTTCCGGTCGCCCCAGTTCCGACCCGCTTGTCAAAAAATTTCAGACCCGCCGGTCTGTCCGGCATTTTTCCAAAAAAAAAGTTTCCCTTCAGGCTGTCAGGGACTGCATTGTCATTGCCGGAACCTCACCCAGCGGCGCGAATTGTCAGCCCTGGACCTTTGCTCTGGTAAGTTCAGCAACTCTTAAAAGAAGAATCCGGAAAGAAGCAGAACATGTGGAGACCCTGTTTTACGAAAGGGACAGTACCAAGGTCTGGCAGGATAATATTTCCGAGATGAGAACCGATGCAAATAAGGCCTTTCTGGAAGAGGCTCCCTGTCTGATCGTAGTGTTTCTCCAGAAATTCGGCAGGGGGCGGGATGGACGTAAGATCAACCATTACTACTCTGCAGAATCCCTGGGGATGGCAACGGGATTTCTGATCGCTGCCCTGCATATGAAGGGATTTTCCACTCTGCCTTATACTCCGGCTCCCATGAACTTCCTGATGGATCTGCTGGGCCGGCCGGACAACGAGCGTCCCTATTTAATTCTCCCCGTTGGTTATGCCTCGGAAGATTGGACTCCCCCCCAACTGGAAAGGAAGGAATTGGACCGTATCCTCGTTGAGTATGGAGATCGTTTTTGA
- a CDS encoding ATP-binding protein: MKQRSLQIRFVYSFILIALISILLVGLLTLGISLRIFNNREEEYLNRIADEAAVQLEMYYQDEVPHKKLNDALSRFGLTNNTALRIKSPEGEILSESFALSDNPGLGLTTVSTFPLMPVARKTLDFVPLTGFSLEVLRFDEYFFHPVSLLVEGMLLATLGAILAAVFIGRYIGRRFARPIIRLSEFAAEISARRWDEALPEADSAELEELTESLDSMRRQLAMSFHALEEERDIMKRFLQDASHQLRTPITALNTFLELLNSDLPEVVDKRQELVEDSRQQVEKLSRIISDLMELTRIESERTKELRVSCSLKDLGRKAWKGIQEKALRKHLFLDISGPSGVVLGDPHRLEMALSNILDNGVKWSPEGGRIRVRLTQDRKKCSIRISDQGPGISIEDQSRIFERFYQSSSSLAEGSGLGLAVVKRIIENAGGTVIAGNEEDGGAWFEIAFSGGQNL, encoded by the coding sequence ATGAAACAGCGTTCCCTGCAGATCCGCTTTGTCTACAGTTTTATTCTCATAGCTCTTATCTCTATCCTCCTGGTCGGACTGCTGACTCTGGGAATCTCTCTGCGAATTTTCAACAACCGGGAAGAGGAATATCTAAACCGGATAGCCGATGAAGCCGCAGTGCAGCTGGAGATGTATTACCAGGATGAAGTTCCCCACAAAAAACTCAATGACGCCCTCAGTCGTTTTGGTCTTACAAATAACACAGCCCTGAGGATTAAATCTCCTGAGGGGGAGATCCTGTCAGAGTCCTTTGCCCTCTCGGATAATCCCGGATTAGGATTGACCACTGTATCAACATTTCCACTGATGCCGGTGGCCCGTAAAACACTGGATTTTGTACCTCTCACAGGTTTTTCTCTGGAAGTTCTTCGATTTGATGAATATTTTTTTCATCCCGTATCCCTACTTGTGGAAGGGATGCTTTTGGCGACACTGGGGGCCATTCTGGCAGCTGTTTTTATTGGCCGATATATCGGGAGGAGGTTTGCACGCCCCATCATCCGCCTTTCAGAATTTGCCGCTGAAATCAGTGCCCGCCGTTGGGACGAAGCCCTCCCTGAGGCTGATAGTGCTGAACTGGAAGAGTTGACGGAAAGCCTGGATAGCATGAGACGCCAGCTGGCCATGAGTTTTCATGCTCTCGAGGAGGAACGGGATATCATGAAGCGATTCCTTCAGGATGCCTCCCATCAGCTGAGAACTCCGATCACGGCTCTGAACACCTTTCTGGAGCTCTTGAACAGTGATCTGCCAGAGGTCGTCGATAAACGTCAGGAGCTTGTTGAGGATAGCCGGCAGCAGGTGGAAAAACTATCCAGAATTATCAGTGATTTGATGGAGTTAACAAGAATTGAATCGGAGCGTACCAAAGAACTCCGGGTTTCATGCTCCCTCAAGGATCTGGGAAGGAAAGCCTGGAAAGGAATCCAGGAAAAGGCACTAAGAAAACATTTGTTTCTGGATATTTCAGGCCCCTCAGGCGTTGTTCTGGGTGATCCTCACCGTCTTGAAATGGCTCTGTCCAACATCCTGGATAATGGAGTAAAATGGTCCCCTGAGGGGGGCCGTATCAGAGTGCGCCTGACACAGGACAGGAAGAAATGCAGTATTAGAATCTCCGATCAGGGACCAGGTATTTCAATCGAGGATCAAAGCCGGATATTTGAGCGTTTCTATCAGTCATCTTCTTCACTTGCAGAAGGTTCAGGACTCGGTCTGGCTGTTGTAAAAAGAATCATTGAAAATGCCGGAGGAACCGTTATTGCCGGTAATGAAGAGGATGGGGGCGCCTGGTTTGAGATTGCTTTTTCAGGAGGACAGAATCTATGA
- a CDS encoding NADH-dependent [FeFe] hydrogenase, group A6 — translation METVEIKINGQPYEVEKDTSILKAAKKAGIKIPTLCTHSDLEPWAACGICVVKVEGSPKMVRACATSVVPGQNYITHDPEIQKVRRTVIEMTLSNHPQECLSCARNQICELQKLAADFGIREIPFPMDVKRLPKDTSTVSLVFDPTKCIHCGRCAQVCQQLQDVWALEFLHRGHQTRIAPAAGVLLNESPCIKCGQCSAHCPVGAIYEKSQTQDFCDAVEDESKHVAVQIAPAVRVALGEVFGMEPGSITTGKIYTALRMLGSDAVFDTNFAADLTIMEEGTELVKRITKGTGVLPQITSCCPAWTDYMEKYYPDMIPHFSTAKSPMMMQGAITKTYYADKAGVNKDNIYSVAIMPCTAKKYEIGRDDNMSASGVADVDLVLTTRELGRMIKAAGIDFVNIPDSDADSPIGAYSGAGTIFGVTGGVMEAAVRTAYKLVTNDELGNVNVEAVRGMDGVKKGSVDFAGTEIKVAVAHGMANVKSIMEEIREANKNGLEPPYHFIEVMACRGGCIAGGGQPYGTEDNIREKRIAGIYSDDEKSVIRKSHENPEIIQIYKDFLGEPLSEKAHHLLHTTYVERPLYQK, via the coding sequence GTGGAAACTGTAGAAATAAAGATTAATGGACAGCCCTATGAGGTTGAAAAAGATACTTCCATTTTGAAAGCCGCTAAAAAAGCCGGCATTAAGATTCCCACACTCTGTACTCATTCAGACCTGGAACCCTGGGCTGCCTGCGGCATATGTGTGGTCAAGGTAGAAGGATCGCCCAAGATGGTCAGAGCCTGTGCTACCTCTGTCGTTCCCGGTCAGAATTATATAACACATGACCCCGAAATCCAGAAAGTCAGAAGGACAGTCATCGAAATGACTCTGTCCAATCACCCTCAGGAATGCCTGTCCTGTGCCAGAAACCAGATTTGTGAACTCCAGAAGCTTGCGGCGGACTTCGGTATCAGGGAAATTCCATTCCCCATGGATGTGAAACGTCTTCCAAAAGATACATCTACTGTCTCTCTAGTGTTCGATCCCACCAAGTGTATCCATTGTGGACGCTGTGCCCAGGTCTGCCAGCAGCTACAGGATGTATGGGCTCTGGAATTCCTCCATAGAGGACATCAAACCAGAATCGCTCCCGCAGCAGGTGTTCTCCTGAATGAAAGCCCCTGTATCAAATGCGGTCAGTGTTCTGCTCATTGCCCTGTTGGTGCTATCTATGAAAAGTCCCAGACTCAGGATTTTTGTGATGCTGTAGAAGATGAAAGCAAGCATGTTGCTGTTCAGATTGCCCCTGCAGTCCGTGTTGCCCTGGGCGAAGTCTTCGGCATGGAACCCGGTTCCATTACAACAGGAAAGATTTATACTGCTCTCAGAATGCTTGGAAGCGATGCTGTATTTGATACAAACTTTGCGGCAGACCTGACAATCATGGAAGAGGGGACCGAGCTGGTTAAAAGAATAACCAAAGGAACCGGAGTCCTTCCCCAGATTACCTCCTGCTGTCCTGCATGGACCGACTATATGGAAAAATACTATCCCGATATGATCCCTCATTTTTCGACTGCCAAGTCTCCCATGATGATGCAGGGGGCCATTACCAAGACTTATTATGCGGACAAGGCAGGGGTCAACAAGGACAATATCTACTCAGTAGCCATCATGCCCTGTACCGCTAAAAAGTATGAAATCGGGCGGGATGACAACATGTCTGCTTCAGGAGTGGCCGATGTAGATCTGGTTCTCACAACAAGAGAGCTGGGCCGTATGATTAAAGCTGCGGGTATCGACTTTGTTAACATCCCTGACTCTGATGCAGACAGTCCCATCGGTGCCTATTCCGGTGCCGGTACCATCTTTGGTGTAACCGGAGGTGTTATGGAAGCGGCCGTCAGAACCGCCTACAAACTGGTGACCAACGATGAACTTGGCAATGTCAATGTAGAAGCCGTTCGTGGTATGGATGGTGTCAAAAAAGGTTCTGTTGATTTTGCCGGCACCGAAATTAAAGTTGCTGTGGCCCATGGCATGGCTAATGTTAAATCCATTATGGAAGAAATCCGAGAAGCCAATAAAAATGGTCTTGAGCCTCCTTATCACTTCATCGAAGTGATGGCCTGCCGTGGTGGCTGTATTGCCGGTGGTGGACAGCCCTATGGAACTGAAGATAACATTCGTGAAAAGAGAATCGCCGGTATTTACAGCGATGATGAGAAGTCTGTTATCAGAAAATCTCATGAAAATCCTGAGATTATTCAGATTTACAAGGACTTCCTGGGTGAACCCCTGAGCGAGAAGGCTCATCACCTGCTGCATACTACCTATGTTGAAAGACCTCTTTATCAAAAATAA
- the nuoF gene encoding NADH-quinone oxidoreductase subunit NuoF, whose translation MAVKNYILVCGGTACESAKGDDIYKALLKEAEAHGVAEDVQIVKTGCFGFCEKGPIVKVLPEQAFYVEVVPEDAKEIIAETIVKGRIVERLQYQPEKGAKGDAFDIENIEFYQKQYRIVLRNCGLINPESIDEYVARDGYAALEKCLFEMTPEDIIEELKISGLRGRGGAGFPTWLKWNFSRQVESQQKYVVCNADEGDPGAYMDRSTLEGDPHSVLEAMIIAGICVGADYGAIYIRAEYPLAIERLETAMKQAREYGLLGNDILGSGFNFDIEVRLGAGAFVCGEETALLASIEGKRGMPIPKPPFPAVKGLFGQPTVINNVETFANVPVIITKGGKWFSQIGTEKSKGTKVFALTGKIKNSGLVEVPMGTTLREIVFDIGGGIRGGKKFKAVQTGGPSGGVITEEFLDTPIDFDNLISIGSMMGSGGMIVMDEDDCIIDVTKFYLEFCVEESCGKCAPCRIGTKKLYEYLDRFTKGQGKMEDLKKMRDIGNAMKKASLCGLGQTAANPVLSTLKYFPEEYRQHIEDGKCIAKKCKDLVRYEIVAEKCIGCTVCARKCPVNCIEGERKKPHIIDQDRCIKCGACYDGCKFDAITVS comes from the coding sequence ATGGCAGTAAAAAATTATATACTGGTTTGTGGTGGAACCGCCTGTGAATCCGCAAAGGGAGACGATATTTATAAAGCTCTTCTGAAAGAAGCGGAAGCTCATGGTGTCGCCGAAGACGTACAGATTGTTAAGACAGGCTGTTTCGGCTTTTGTGAAAAAGGACCCATCGTCAAAGTACTTCCCGAACAGGCTTTTTATGTAGAAGTTGTTCCCGAAGATGCAAAAGAAATCATTGCAGAAACCATCGTCAAAGGACGAATTGTAGAGCGCCTTCAGTACCAGCCCGAAAAGGGAGCCAAAGGGGATGCCTTTGACATTGAGAATATTGAGTTCTACCAGAAACAGTACAGAATCGTTTTAAGGAACTGTGGTCTTATCAATCCGGAAAGCATTGATGAATACGTTGCCCGGGATGGATATGCCGCCCTTGAAAAATGTCTTTTTGAGATGACTCCCGAAGATATCATTGAAGAACTAAAAATCTCCGGACTCCGAGGACGCGGTGGAGCCGGTTTTCCAACCTGGCTGAAATGGAATTTTTCAAGACAGGTCGAAAGTCAGCAAAAATATGTTGTCTGTAATGCTGATGAGGGAGACCCCGGTGCCTATATGGATCGTTCAACACTGGAGGGTGACCCCCACTCAGTTCTGGAAGCCATGATCATTGCCGGTATCTGTGTCGGTGCCGATTATGGTGCCATTTATATCAGAGCCGAATATCCTCTTGCCATCGAAAGGCTGGAAACAGCCATGAAACAGGCCAGAGAATACGGACTACTGGGGAATGATATTCTGGGATCCGGATTCAATTTTGATATTGAAGTAAGACTGGGTGCCGGTGCTTTTGTCTGTGGAGAAGAGACCGCCCTTCTGGCTTCTATTGAAGGCAAAAGGGGAATGCCTATTCCCAAGCCGCCATTTCCCGCGGTAAAGGGCCTCTTTGGCCAGCCTACGGTGATCAATAATGTGGAGACCTTTGCCAATGTTCCCGTCATCATCACCAAGGGTGGTAAATGGTTCTCACAAATCGGAACAGAGAAGTCCAAGGGTACGAAGGTCTTTGCACTCACCGGAAAGATTAAAAACTCTGGATTGGTAGAAGTCCCCATGGGAACGACTCTGAGAGAGATCGTTTTTGATATCGGTGGTGGAATCAGAGGCGGCAAAAAATTTAAAGCCGTTCAGACCGGAGGTCCCTCGGGCGGTGTGATTACAGAAGAGTTTCTGGATACACCCATCGACTTTGACAACCTCATCTCCATTGGTTCCATGATGGGCTCCGGTGGTATGATCGTCATGGATGAAGACGACTGTATCATTGACGTTACCAAGTTCTACCTGGAATTCTGTGTTGAAGAATCCTGCGGTAAATGTGCTCCCTGTAGAATCGGAACCAAGAAACTCTATGAATATCTGGATCGATTTACCAAGGGTCAAGGAAAGATGGAAGATCTTAAGAAGATGAGGGACATCGGTAATGCCATGAAGAAGGCCTCCCTCTGTGGATTGGGTCAGACAGCTGCCAACCCCGTTCTTTCGACACTGAAATACTTTCCCGAAGAATACAGACAGCATATTGAAGATGGAAAATGTATTGCCAAAAAATGTAAGGATCTTGTACGTTATGAGATCGTTGCTGAAAAATGTATCGGTTGTACTGTTTGTGCAAGGAAGTGTCCTGTGAACTGTATTGAAGGTGAAAGAAAGAAACCCCATATCATCGACCAGGATAGGTGTATCAAGTGCGGAGCCTGTTATGATGGCTGTAAATTCGATGCCATCACAGTATCTTAA
- a CDS encoding (2Fe-2S) ferredoxin domain-containing protein, translating into MAKMTLEELRKLRSSQKSEMERRDVEGKEIHIIVGMGTCGIAAGAKMALDSFLDTIKSNNLTDVVVKQTGCMGLCYSEPTVEVKVPGMPDIIYGNVDAAVAKEIVEKHIMHKKMVENHIQDKPAGDIIK; encoded by the coding sequence ATGGCAAAAATGACCCTTGAAGAACTACGGAAACTCCGCAGCTCCCAGAAATCTGAGATGGAGCGCAGAGACGTAGAAGGAAAAGAAATTCATATTATTGTAGGAATGGGAACCTGTGGTATCGCAGCTGGTGCAAAAATGGCTCTGGACAGTTTTCTGGATACAATCAAAAGTAATAATTTAACAGACGTTGTCGTTAAGCAGACCGGATGTATGGGGCTCTGCTACAGTGAGCCCACTGTAGAAGTCAAGGTTCCCGGAATGCCTGATATCATCTATGGAAATGTGGATGCAGCTGTGGCAAAAGAAATTGTCGAAAAGCACATTATGCATAAAAAAATGGTTGAAAACCATATTCAGGATAAGCCCGCCGGCGACATCATCAAATAG
- a CDS encoding sensor histidine kinase has protein sequence MHYSLSDMILDLFQNSIEAGAQRIHLDIVREAEELKVCLKDDGCGMTEGELEKSKDPFHSDGIKHKHRKVGLGIPFLIQTVEQAEGSFEIQSEKGKGTLFSIRFNLGNIDTPPEGDWAGLFFQALCFDGEYELIINRKIIGEEGKVGEYLLQRSELQDILGNFNESGAMILLRDYLKSQEEELLDQ, from the coding sequence ATGCACTATTCATTGAGTGACATGATTCTGGACCTTTTTCAGAATTCCATTGAGGCTGGTGCCCAAAGGATTCACCTTGATATTGTTCGGGAAGCAGAAGAACTGAAAGTCTGCCTGAAAGATGACGGCTGCGGAATGACAGAAGGTGAACTGGAAAAATCAAAGGATCCATTTCATAGCGACGGAATCAAGCACAAGCACCGGAAGGTCGGGCTTGGAATTCCCTTTCTGATACAGACAGTAGAGCAGGCTGAGGGCAGCTTTGAGATACAATCAGAGAAGGGCAAGGGAACTTTGTTCAGCATACGGTTCAATCTTGGGAATATAGATACTCCCCCTGAGGGAGATTGGGCGGGGCTGTTTTTCCAGGCTCTCTGTTTCGATGGGGAATACGAACTGATAATTAATCGGAAGATTATAGGTGAAGAAGGAAAGGTCGGTGAATATTTACTGCAGAGGAGCGAGCTGCAGGACATATTGGGTAACTTCAATGAATCGGGTGCTATGATTTTATTACGGGACTATCTGAAATCACAGGAAGAAGAACTGCTGGATCAATAA
- a CDS encoding NAD(P)H-dependent oxidoreductase subunit E: MPVETEELKMTDGLLSFINEWKEKPGNLIMVLHRVQEEYGYIPRNIAFELGKLLDVPLAKIYGVVTFYHYFKLEKPGKHTISVCMGTACYLKGGKDLVSELEQLLGIGCGGTTEDMQFSLQAVRCIGCCGLAPVLTVGQEVFGKLTADMLPGIVAKFK, translated from the coding sequence ATGCCTGTTGAAACAGAAGAACTGAAAATGACCGATGGTCTGCTCAGTTTTATCAATGAGTGGAAAGAAAAACCCGGAAACCTGATTATGGTTCTCCACAGGGTACAGGAAGAGTACGGCTACATACCCCGAAACATCGCTTTCGAATTGGGAAAATTGTTGGATGTACCTTTAGCAAAGATTTACGGTGTTGTCACCTTTTACCATTATTTCAAACTGGAAAAACCCGGTAAGCATACGATCTCCGTCTGTATGGGTACGGCTTGTTACCTGAAGGGCGGAAAGGATCTGGTCTCAGAGCTTGAACAGCTTTTGGGTATTGGCTGCGGCGGTACAACCGAAGATATGCAGTTTTCTTTACAAGCGGTTCGCTGCATTGGATGCTGCGGTCTTGCCCCGGTATTAACAGTAGGACAAGAGGTCTTTGGTAAACTGACTGCAGATATGCTTCCAGGGATTGTTGCAAAATTCAAATAA
- a CDS encoding redox-sensing transcriptional repressor Rex → MKSSNDYTTRLIKYKRILIQLKSLGLEKVFSSNLGDAIGITPSLVRKDLSRMNLNQGNRKGGYNINDMIESLNNILGTSELQDVVIIGCGNLGKALIKHEAFYKEGINITAGFDINPREAEINGIPIYSMEVLSNYVTQHEIRVAVLCVPAGAASHTRDLLLDCGIQGVLNFTPVELKSTDNQRIQNVNICLEIENLFFLISEKSQIMQGV, encoded by the coding sequence ATGAAGAGTAGTAACGATTACACAACACGTCTCATCAAGTATAAAAGAATACTTATTCAGCTCAAGTCATTAGGCCTGGAAAAAGTTTTTTCAAGCAATCTGGGTGATGCCATCGGCATCACGCCCTCCCTTGTCCGGAAAGATCTGTCAAGAATGAACCTCAACCAGGGAAACAGAAAGGGTGGATACAACATCAATGATATGATTGAGTCTCTGAACAATATACTGGGGACAAGTGAACTTCAGGACGTGGTCATCATTGGCTGTGGTAACCTGGGAAAGGCCTTGATCAAGCATGAGGCTTTTTACAAAGAAGGAATCAATATAACTGCCGGATTTGATATCAATCCCCGGGAAGCCGAAATCAACGGCATCCCCATCTACTCCATGGAAGTCCTGTCCAATTATGTTACCCAGCATGAAATCAGGGTAGCTGTACTCTGCGTCCCCGCCGGTGCGGCGTCTCATACCCGGGATCTTCTTCTGGACTGCGGGATACAGGGAGTCCTGAATTTCACTCCTGTAGAGCTGAAGAGCACAGATAATCAAAGGATTCAAAATGTAAACATCTGCCTTGAAATAGAAAATCTCTTTTTTCTGATCAGTGAAAAAAGCCAGATTATGCAGGGAGTTTAA
- a CDS encoding CBS domain-containing protein: MQGIPFNTDNSPSVILEMIFRLKIKNVMTRNIKTSCKSCSMRDIQKIMKAERITGVPIAEGSRLCGIVSMEDILSTMDSGLIEEPASKHMTKNVIVLEEDMPLSFAINYMDKYHYGRFPVLNMHRELVGIITSRDIVNHLLLEMNREMTRLEEMVPQNEPEVSGNKEMSFICHSYDFENAGKASTEIKKALKKRNIDRKVIRRIAVASYELEINQVVHSLGGRMSFKISPDSVTIEAADRGPGIEKLEDALTEGFSTANDWIRSLGFGAGMGLPNVKRVSDEFNIVSVPGEGTTATSLIYTHNRENEGP; this comes from the coding sequence ATGCAGGGAATCCCATTTAACACCGACAATTCTCCATCGGTCATTCTGGAAATGATTTTCAGACTGAAAATCAAAAATGTTATGACCAGAAACATCAAAACATCATGCAAATCATGCTCCATGAGAGACATTCAGAAGATCATGAAAGCAGAGCGCATCACCGGGGTTCCTATCGCAGAGGGATCCCGTCTCTGCGGCATTGTCAGCATGGAGGATATCCTGTCTACAATGGACAGTGGACTTATTGAAGAACCAGCCTCCAAACATATGACAAAAAATGTGATCGTCCTGGAAGAGGATATGCCCCTTTCCTTCGCCATCAACTACATGGATAAATATCACTATGGTCGGTTCCCGGTGCTGAATATGCACAGAGAACTGGTGGGAATCATTACAAGCCGTGATATTGTGAACCATCTACTCCTGGAGATGAACCGGGAAATGACCCGTCTGGAAGAAATGGTCCCTCAGAATGAACCGGAAGTCAGCGGTAACAAAGAAATGAGTTTTATATGTCACAGCTATGACTTTGAGAATGCCGGTAAAGCCTCTACAGAGATAAAAAAAGCCTTAAAAAAAAGAAACATTGATAGAAAGGTCATCCGTCGGATTGCCGTGGCGTCTTACGAGCTGGAAATCAACCAGGTCGTTCATTCCCTTGGAGGGCGCATGTCCTTTAAGATCAGTCCCGATTCTGTGACTATCGAGGCGGCCGACCGGGGTCCTGGAATAGAAAAATTGGAAGATGCTCTCACCGAAGGCTTTTCCACCGCCAATGACTGGATACGATCCCTGGGATTCGGGGCTGGAATGGGGCTTCCCAATGTAAAAAGAGTATCCGACGAATTCAATATTGTATCAGTCCCGGGTGAAGGAACCACCGCGACATCACTGATTTACACCCACAACAGAGAAAATGAAGGCCCTTAG